One window of the Eucalyptus grandis isolate ANBG69807.140 chromosome 6, ASM1654582v1, whole genome shotgun sequence genome contains the following:
- the LOC104449150 gene encoding uncharacterized protein LOC104449150: protein MEGLKVWDAGLVVRVHPSKGNRMREAILRELSRHLFQFNEIFGGVLLAYDVDIVNKDAKIMPLMQPNHGVRLRAKLLFFSPKPNMLLEGKVVKLTPESIHVIVLGFTSAVIIDEDIREDFEFRTKHGKEVYRSKAHRQHVIKVGTMIRFLVKSLNEEILHICGSLRPTNTGSIHWLDKDFEEISLIDRSGTKKESENEMKMQEHSMAGGEEISLGNDQIKKSKKRRLREES, encoded by the exons ATGGAGGGATTGAAGGTGTGGGATGCGGGCTTGGTGGTGCGCGTCCATCCCTCGAAGGGCAACCGAATGCGTGAGGCGATCCTCCGGGAGCTCAGCCGTCACCTCTTCCA GTTCAATGAAATTTTTGGTGGAGTACTGTTGGCTTACGATGTCGATATTGTCAATAAAGATGCAAAGATTATGCCACTGATGCAACCAAACCATGGCGTGAGACTCAGGGCGAAGCTGCTGTTTTTTTCTCCCAAGCCAAATATGTTACTGG aggGGAAGGTTGTAAAGCTTACACCAGAATCCATCCATGTCATTGTTCTTGGTTTTACATCTGCTGTAATAATTGATGAAGATATTCGTGAAGACTTTGAATTTAGAACT AAGCACGGTAAGGAAGTATATCGCAGCAAAGCTCACAGGCAACACGTTATAAAGGTTGGAACCATGATACGCTTTCTGGTTAAGAG TTTGAATGAGGAAATACTGCATATTTGTGGTTCCCTAAGACCAACCAACACAGGAAGCATTCATTGGTTGGATAAAGATTTTGAAGAAATATCCCTCATTGATAG GAGTGGTACAAAAAAAGAGAGCGAGAATGAAATGAAGATGCAGGAGCATTCTATGGCAGGAGGGGAAGAAATTTCCTTAGGcaatgatcaaattaaaaagtccAAGAAACGAAGATTAAGAGAAGAGTCTTAA